A stretch of the Theileria equi strain WA chromosome 1, complete sequence genome encodes the following:
- a CDS encoding hypothetical protein (encoded by transcript BEWA_025950A), producing the protein MHRYMIDVSPNVTAREGIKCDKNNEIAGYESFRYTSSDGQPFYISVLYFNGRPLKGIILSIIRINYLKTYFKEDKLLLIHIVLYDATNIYYLNQDTTAEVGDVTFTEITPQSKQPIDTSELTLIFSNIETNGGFNFPEFYRRDRSTALQIFSDLDLVFNLERTSLGSGPNNYLSEISTRNIALKENEISNGSFKKVKHALVDKSFKIKGIKLRNGNYMKVKGGLPTGILEGFNVYYRDSDYSNPLLVELLEICPLPDNYVKTKFYLTMNEDDGRWDIRKIFSVVDEKTELPTLLQNIVTHNRLMVDGIIGGELKNKLYDIRQCFSIDLTQVPSLGRISYYLFDGMCIPYRREKDPVGGYYLVRHATIPHFTIQRIKVTKTKELTEDNIPPLGTLFGRLNAYYTDNSYKDVVLIELECLEHSEFEDSPIFFYYYSNDGKDNWTGYELETTVSDEDGLWTIPDKDALIAHIKENDNKIIFERLKKELTGKLTMYSSSVSDKKRKEQDIVKEIDKSTEKRESTESMPNSKFAPKSEHDIHSGEKFDALGCGIGVTFGIIAICVGIYLVFPSIKRFTHHHTIQKFMYRRCI; encoded by the coding sequence ATGCACAGGTATATGATTGACGTTTCCCCTAATGTAACAGCGAGAGAAGGAATAAAATgtgataaaaataatgaaatTGCGGGATATGAATCCTTCAGGTATACAAGTTCTGATGGGCAACCATTTTATATATCAGTTctatattttaatggaagACCACTTAAAGGCATAATACTTTCAATTATCAGAATAAATTATCTAAAAACATATTTCAAGGAGGATAAACTACTGCTGATACATATTGTTTTGTATGATGCAACGAACATCTACTACCTAAATCAAGACACCACCGCAGAAGTAGGAGATGTGACATTTACGGAAATTACCCCTCAAAGTAAACAGCCTATAGACACTAGTGAGCTTACTCTGATTTTCTCTAACATAGAGACAAATGGTGGATTTAATTTCCCTGAGTTTTATAGGCGGGACAGATCTACTGCACTCCAAATTTTTAGTGACTTAGACCTTGTATTTAATCTCGAGAGAACTTCCTTAGGTTCTGGTCCAAATAACTATCTCTCTGAGATTTCTACAAGAAATATAGCTCtaaaagaaaatgaaatatCGAATGGTAGTTTTAAAAAGGTAAAGCATGCTTTAGTTGACAAATCATTCAAGATTAAAGGAATTAAACTTAGAAACGGAAATTACATGAAAGTGAAGGGCGGTCTTCCAACTGGCATCTTGGAGGGGTTCAATGTATACTATAGAGATAGTGATTATAGTAATCCCTTGCTTGTGGAATTGTTAGAGATCTGTCCACTCCCTGATAATTATGTTAAGACTAAATTCTATCTTACCATGAATGAAGATGACGGAAGGTGGGATATTCGCAAGATATTTTCAGTTGTTGATGAGAAAACTGAACTTCCAACTCTACTCCAGAACATAGTTACACATAATAGGCTTATGGTTGATGGTATAATAGGTGGAGAACTCAAGAACAAGCTTTATGATATAAGACAATGTTTTTCCATAGACTTGACTCAGGTACCTTCCCTGGGAAGGATCTCGTACTATCTTTTTGATGGGATGTGTATTCCTTATAGAAGGGAAAAAGATCCAGTCGGAGGCTATTATCTAGTTAGACATGCAACTATTCCTCATTTTACTATCCAGAGGATTAAAGTTACTAAGACTAAGGAACTTACCGAAGATAATATTCCTCCATTGGGCACATTATTTGGGAGACTAAATGCCTACTACACTGACAATTCATACAAGGATGTAGTGCTTATTGAACTAGAATGTTTGGAGCATTCTGAATTTGAAGATTCTCCAATCTTTTTCTACTATTATTCCAATGACGGTAAAGATAACTGGACAGGATATGAATTAGAAACCACTGTTTCCGATGAGGATGGTTTATGGACTATCCCAGACAAAGATGCCCTAATCGCTCACATTAAGGAGAATGATAACAAGATAATTTTTGAGAGGCTTAAGAAAGAACTTACCGGTAAGCTTACTATGTATTCCTCATCAGTGAGTgacaagaagaggaaaGAACAAGATATTGTAAAGGAAATTGATAAAAGCACAGAGAAGAGGGAATCAACAGAATCTATGCCAAACTCTAAATTTGCACCAAAGTCCGAGCATGACATTCATTCCGGAGAAAAATTCGATGCTCTAGGATGTGGCATTGGAGTAACCTTTGGTATAATAGCAATATGTGTTGGTATATATTTGGTATTTCCTTCCATTAAAAGATTCACACATCATCATACCATTCAAAAGTTTATGTACCGTCGCTGCATTTAG